Proteins encoded by one window of Clostridium perfringens:
- a CDS encoding formate/nitrite transporter family protein yields the protein MQKKDINLISDMAVNKFKFADRAPIKYFFRAIVAGFFLVVAIILSYTTGAVLNNSYPEMARIMVAATFSLALGLIAFIGGELFTGNNLVMAIGIYNNECTLTMALKVWFMSYLGNFIGSILLGFLFVKSGASMDLIKDYAKGIVDIKLNLPALELFLRGMLCNFMVCIAFLSTIKMKSETGKLIIMFWCIFAFVIAGFEHSIANMGIFSITYFSSGDVSLPLVFRNLFWVTLGNMVGGGVLLALPLKFMSME from the coding sequence ATGCAAAAAAAAGATATAAATTTAATTTCAGACATGGCAGTTAATAAGTTTAAGTTTGCAGATAGAGCTCCTATAAAGTATTTTTTTAGAGCTATAGTTGCAGGATTTTTCTTAGTAGTAGCCATAATTCTTTCATATACTACTGGAGCGGTTTTAAATAATTCATATCCAGAGATGGCAAGAATAATGGTAGCTGCAACCTTCTCTTTAGCATTAGGGCTTATTGCTTTTATTGGAGGAGAGCTCTTTACAGGAAACAACTTAGTCATGGCAATTGGGATATACAACAATGAGTGTACCTTAACTATGGCATTAAAAGTTTGGTTTATGAGTTATTTAGGAAATTTTATAGGATCTATATTATTAGGGTTTTTATTTGTTAAGAGTGGAGCATCTATGGATTTAATTAAGGATTATGCTAAAGGTATAGTTGATATAAAACTTAATTTACCTGCTCTTGAACTCTTTTTAAGAGGTATGCTTTGTAACTTCATGGTTTGTATAGCATTTCTAAGCACAATAAAAATGAAATCTGAAACAGGCAAATTAATAATTATGTTCTGGTGTATATTTGCATTTGTTATCGCTGGTTTTGAACACAGCATTGCTAATATGGGAATATTCTCTATAACTTATTTCTCTTCAGGTGATGTAAGTTTACCACTTGTTTTCCGTAATTTATTTTGGGTTACATTGGGAAATATGGTAGGAGGGGGAGTCTTATTAGCATTGCCACTTAAATTTATGAGCATGGAATAA
- a CDS encoding Gfo/Idh/MocA family oxidoreductase, which yields MKKINFGIVGLGRLGRAHAENLAFKIPNANLLAVCSIDKSQVDEVQKAWNIPYGYTDFDEMLKNKELDAIFIASPSGFHCEQIEKALDAGFHVFSEKPLGLYLDDAVRAMKAVNSHPNQIFMLGFMRRYDKSYAYAKKKIEEGAIGKPVLVRCYGLDPAKALPSFLKFAKDSYSGGLFLDMAIHDIDLARWYLDSEADELWAIGGAYGHKEFDEINDAETGAAMVKFKNGTMALLVAGRNCAHGYHIETEIIGTEGTLRIGTTPDKNLVTVFDSRGVNKECAGGFLERFEDAYLAEVKEFVDCVLENRKPAVTVEDGVLSTIVGYACKESFETGELVKVNYEGYDKLIK from the coding sequence ATGAAAAAGATAAATTTTGGTATTGTTGGTTTAGGAAGATTAGGAAGAGCTCATGCTGAAAACCTAGCTTTTAAAATTCCAAATGCTAATCTTTTAGCAGTTTGTTCAATAGATAAGAGTCAAGTTGATGAAGTTCAAAAGGCATGGAATATTCCATATGGATATACTGACTTTGATGAAATGTTAAAAAATAAAGAGTTAGATGCTATATTTATAGCATCACCATCAGGATTCCATTGTGAACAAATAGAAAAAGCTTTAGATGCAGGTTTCCATGTATTTAGTGAAAAACCTCTTGGACTGTATTTAGATGATGCAGTTAGAGCTATGAAGGCAGTTAACTCACATCCAAATCAAATATTTATGTTAGGTTTTATGAGAAGATATGATAAATCATATGCCTATGCTAAGAAAAAAATAGAAGAAGGTGCTATAGGTAAACCTGTACTAGTTAGATGTTATGGATTAGATCCAGCTAAGGCTTTACCAAGCTTCTTAAAGTTTGCAAAAGATAGCTATAGCGGTGGATTATTCTTAGATATGGCAATTCACGATATAGATTTAGCTAGATGGTATCTAGATTCAGAGGCAGATGAATTATGGGCTATAGGTGGAGCTTATGGACATAAGGAGTTTGATGAAATAAATGATGCTGAAACTGGGGCAGCTATGGTTAAATTTAAAAATGGAACAATGGCATTACTTGTTGCTGGAAGAAACTGTGCTCATGGTTATCACATAGAAACTGAGATCATAGGAACTGAAGGGACATTAAGAATTGGAACAACTCCAGATAAAAACTTAGTTACAGTATTTGATAGTAGAGGAGTTAATAAGGAATGTGCAGGGGGATTCTTAGAAAGATTCGAAGATGCATATTTAGCTGAAGTTAAAGAATTTGTTGACTGCGTATTAGAAAATAGAAAGCCAGCAGTAACTGTTGAAGATGGCGTTTTATCTACTATTGTTGGATACGCTTGTAAAGAGTCTTTTGAGACTGGAGAATTAGTAAAGGTTAATTACGAAGGTTATGATAAATTAATAAAATAG
- a CDS encoding solute:sodium symporter family transporter, translated as MFIFLSFAIFLVAVFAIAWYKAKGTDNTETATGYFLAGRGLSGPVIAATMILTNLSTEQIIGLNGQSYATNMGPMAWEVTSCVALITLALIFLPRYLKGGITTIPDYLEERFDSTTKRIVSILFLVSYVVTYIPTVLYSGGLVLNQIFGISDLLGISTFQAVALTGFLLGVVGAIYTVLGGMKLAAFSDTVNGIGLLIGGLLVPILGILLLGNGDFVGGFEIIIATPEKLNAINPANAQSPLIPWPVLFTGLLFNNLFYWCTNQSIVQKALGASSLKEAQKGAILAGLIKVLTPAILVFPGIIAFAKYGDALPNADMAYPTLLLDVLPKPLLGIFAAILFGAAMSSLNGAMNSSSTLFTLDLYKPIINPEASDKQLVKVGQKFIIVVSIISVIVAPFILYAPSGLYNFLQECNGYFNVPILACVIVGFFTKRVPSLAAKAVFVVHIVLYTLSKFFLSDIHFLYVLGVLLPIGVIVMLIIGKIKPRETDFVQADKALIDMTPWKYAKPASLAVVLVMAFIYLLFSPIGLA; from the coding sequence ATGTTCATATTTTTGAGTTTTGCAATATTCTTAGTAGCTGTATTCGCTATTGCTTGGTATAAAGCTAAAGGCACTGATAATACAGAAACAGCAACAGGATATTTCTTAGCAGGAAGAGGATTAAGCGGTCCTGTAATCGCTGCAACAATGATACTTACAAATCTTTCAACTGAACAGATCATAGGTCTTAATGGTCAAAGTTATGCTACCAATATGGGACCAATGGCATGGGAAGTTACATCATGCGTAGCACTTATAACACTAGCTCTTATATTCTTACCAAGATATTTAAAAGGTGGAATCACAACAATCCCAGATTATTTAGAAGAGAGATTTGATAGCACAACTAAAAGAATAGTTTCAATTTTATTCTTAGTTAGTTATGTTGTAACTTACATACCTACAGTTTTATATTCAGGTGGACTAGTTTTAAATCAGATTTTTGGTATATCAGATTTATTAGGAATAAGTACATTCCAAGCTGTAGCATTAACTGGATTTTTATTAGGGGTAGTAGGTGCTATATATACAGTTCTTGGAGGTATGAAACTAGCAGCATTCTCTGATACTGTAAATGGAATTGGCTTATTAATCGGAGGTCTTTTAGTACCTATATTAGGAATATTATTACTTGGAAATGGAGATTTTGTTGGAGGATTTGAAATAATAATTGCAACTCCAGAAAAGCTTAATGCTATTAACCCAGCAAATGCACAATCACCATTAATTCCATGGCCTGTATTATTCACTGGATTATTATTTAATAACTTATTCTATTGGTGTACAAACCAATCAATAGTACAAAAAGCATTAGGAGCTAGTAGTTTAAAAGAAGCTCAAAAAGGTGCTATACTTGCAGGATTAATTAAGGTTTTAACTCCAGCAATACTTGTATTCCCTGGAATCATAGCTTTTGCTAAATATGGAGATGCATTACCAAATGCGGATATGGCATATCCAACATTATTGCTTGATGTATTACCAAAACCTTTATTAGGAATATTTGCAGCAATTTTATTTGGAGCTGCCATGAGTTCATTAAATGGTGCTATGAACAGTTCATCAACACTATTTACTTTAGATTTATACAAACCTATCATAAATCCAGAGGCTTCAGATAAACAACTTGTAAAAGTAGGACAAAAATTTATTATAGTGGTATCAATTATATCAGTTATAGTTGCTCCATTTATACTATACGCTCCATCTGGATTATATAACTTCTTACAAGAGTGTAATGGATACTTTAACGTTCCAATATTAGCATGTGTAATAGTTGGATTCTTTACAAAGAGAGTTCCAAGTCTTGCTGCTAAAGCAGTATTCGTAGTGCACATTGTTTTGTATACGTTATCAAAGTTCTTCTTATCAGATATACACTTCTTATATGTACTAGGTGTGTTACTACCAATAGGTGTAATTGTAATGCTTATAATAGGTAAGATAAAACCAAGAGAAACAGATTTTGTTCAAGCTGATAAGGCATTAATAGATATGACTCCTTGGAAATATGCAAAACCAGCATCATTAGCTGTAGTTCTTGTTATGGCATTTATATATCTATTATTCTCACCTATAGGATTAGCTTAA
- the iolE gene encoding myo-inosose-2 dehydratase, whose translation MFNSNVKLGIAPIAWTNDDMPDLGKENTFEQCISEMALAGFKGSEVGNKYPRDVKVLKKALELRDMEIASAWFSAFLTTKPYEETEKAFIEHRDFLNAMGAKVIVVSEQGHSIQGQMETPIFDGKYVLNEEEWKTLAEGLNKLGALAKEKGMKLVYHHHMGTVVQTTEEIDKLMDLTDENLVYLLFDSGHLVYSGEDALEVLKKYVNRVKHVHLKDIRKEKVEEVKRDKLSFLQGVRKGAFTVPGDGDIDFEPIFKVLDDNNYEGYLLVEAEQDPAIANPLEYAIKARKYIKEKTNL comes from the coding sequence ATGTTTAATTCAAATGTAAAATTAGGAATAGCACCAATAGCATGGACAAATGATGACATGCCAGACTTAGGAAAAGAAAATACTTTCGAACAATGTATAAGTGAAATGGCTTTAGCAGGATTTAAAGGATCAGAAGTTGGAAACAAATATCCAAGAGATGTTAAAGTTCTTAAAAAAGCTTTAGAATTAAGAGATATGGAAATAGCAAGTGCTTGGTTCAGTGCATTTTTAACAACTAAACCATATGAAGAAACTGAAAAAGCATTTATAGAACATAGGGATTTCCTTAATGCTATGGGAGCAAAGGTAATCGTAGTATCAGAACAAGGACATAGCATACAAGGTCAAATGGAAACACCAATATTTGATGGAAAATATGTTTTAAATGAAGAAGAGTGGAAAACACTTGCTGAAGGTTTAAATAAATTAGGAGCTTTAGCAAAAGAAAAAGGAATGAAGCTTGTTTACCACCATCATATGGGTACAGTAGTACAAACAACTGAAGAAATAGATAAATTAATGGACTTAACAGATGAAAATTTAGTTTACTTATTATTTGATTCAGGTCATTTAGTTTACTCAGGTGAAGATGCTTTAGAAGTATTAAAGAAATACGTAAATAGAGTAAAACATGTTCACTTAAAAGATATAAGAAAAGAAAAAGTAGAAGAAGTTAAAAGAGACAAGTTAAGCTTCTTACAAGGAGTAAGAAAAGGAGCATTCACAGTTCCTGGAGATGGAGATATAGATTTTGAACCAATATTCAAAGTTCTTGATGATAATAACTATGAAGGATATTTATTAGTAGAAGCAGAACAAGATCCAGCAATAGCAAATCCATTAGAATATGCAATAAAAGCAAGAAAATATATAAAAGAAAAAACTAACCTTTAA
- the iolG gene encoding inositol 2-dehydrogenase, whose amino-acid sequence MINIGVIGAGRIGRIHAQSIQEKVQGAQVKTIADVFEESAKKAAEEFKIPNYTGDYMEILNDPEIDAVIICSSTDTHSKISIEAAERGKHIFCEKPIDYDVAKIEKTLEAVKKAGVKYQVGFNRRFDHNFAKLKELIEEGKIGNPHIIKITSRDPQAPPIEYVKVSGGMFLDMTIHDFDMAAFLSGSRISEVYVQGACMVNPEIGEAGDVDTAIISLKFENGCIGVIDNSREAAYGYDQRVEVFGGKGYVMADNDSDTTVTIASVDGIVGEKPKYFFLERYMDAYVNEMQQFINCLVNDTEVPVGANEGLYSVLVGLAATKSLKEGRPVKIEY is encoded by the coding sequence ATGATTAATATTGGTGTTATTGGAGCAGGAAGAATAGGAAGAATTCATGCTCAATCTATTCAAGAAAAAGTACAAGGAGCTCAAGTTAAAACTATAGCAGATGTATTTGAAGAATCAGCTAAAAAAGCTGCTGAGGAATTTAAAATTCCAAACTATACAGGAGATTACATGGAAATCTTAAACGATCCAGAAATTGATGCTGTAATAATATGTTCATCAACAGATACTCACTCAAAAATATCAATTGAAGCTGCTGAAAGAGGTAAACACATATTCTGTGAAAAACCTATAGATTACGATGTTGCTAAAATTGAAAAAACTTTAGAAGCTGTTAAAAAAGCTGGAGTAAAATATCAAGTTGGATTCAATAGAAGATTTGACCACAATTTTGCTAAATTAAAAGAACTTATAGAAGAAGGCAAAATAGGAAATCCACACATAATAAAAATTACTTCAAGAGATCCACAAGCTCCACCAATAGAATACGTAAAAGTTTCAGGTGGTATGTTCTTAGATATGACAATTCATGATTTTGATATGGCTGCATTCTTAAGTGGAAGTAGAATTTCAGAAGTATATGTACAAGGTGCATGTATGGTAAATCCTGAAATAGGAGAAGCTGGAGATGTTGATACAGCAATTATATCTTTAAAATTTGAAAACGGATGCATAGGTGTAATAGATAATAGTAGAGAAGCTGCTTATGGATATGACCAACGTGTTGAAGTATTTGGTGGAAAAGGATATGTAATGGCTGATAATGACTCAGATACAACAGTTACAATAGCTTCAGTTGATGGTATCGTTGGAGAAAAACCAAAATATTTCTTCTTAGAAAGATACATGGATGCCTATGTTAATGAAATGCAACAGTTTATAAACTGCTTAGTTAATGATACTGAAGTTCCAGTTGGAGCTAATGAAGGATTATATTCAGTTTTAGTTGGACTAGCTGCTACTAAATCATTAAAAGAAGGTAGACCAGTTAAAATAGAATACTAA
- the iolD gene encoding 3D-(3,5/4)-trihydroxycyclohexane-1,2-dione acylhydrolase (decyclizing): MRMTTGQALVKFLDNQYVSFDGKEEKFVDGIFTIFGHGIVVGLGEALYENPGELKVYQGRNEQGMAHVSTAFAKQNNRRKIIACSSSVGPGAANMVTAAATATVNNIPLLLLPGDSFATRQPDPVLQQIEQSYNLGITTNDAFKPVCKYWDRINRPEQLMSAMINAMRVLTDPAETGAVCIALPQDVQGEAYDFPEYFFKKRVHRITRPLAVQEEFEEALDIIMNKKKPIIICGGGVRYSEAGEALVDFAEEFNIPICETQAGKSAIKSSHPLNLGGIGVTGNLAANMIAKDADLVIGVGTRFSDFTTSSKSLFKNPEVDFITVNVSKFHGEKMDAHKIIGDAKVCIEELQAMLEANNYESSYEDEIVNAKKAWKEEMKRLTNIKYDENFEALIKPKREGCIEEFSVLTGGLITQTAALGVIRETIDDDAIVVGAAGSLPGDLQRMWETDVRDSYHMEYGYSCMGYEIAATLGAKLAEPEREVYSMVGDGSYLMLHSEMVTAMQEQKKINILLFDNCGFGCINNLQMSNGIGSLATEFRYRDENGKLEGGLIPIDFAKVASGYGLKTYSVKTLAQLKEALEDAKKQKVSTLIDIKVLPKTMTDGYDAWWHVGIAGESKIDGVNKAFENKEKNLKAARRY, translated from the coding sequence ATGAGAATGACTACAGGCCAAGCGCTAGTAAAATTTTTAGATAATCAATACGTTTCTTTTGATGGTAAAGAAGAAAAATTTGTTGATGGGATATTCACTATATTTGGACATGGTATTGTAGTTGGATTGGGAGAAGCTTTATATGAAAATCCAGGTGAACTTAAAGTTTATCAAGGAAGAAATGAGCAAGGTATGGCTCATGTTTCAACAGCTTTCGCAAAACAAAACAATCGTAGAAAAATAATAGCTTGTTCAAGTTCAGTTGGCCCTGGAGCTGCTAATATGGTTACTGCAGCAGCTACAGCAACAGTGAATAATATACCATTATTATTATTACCAGGAGATTCATTTGCTACAAGACAACCAGATCCTGTACTTCAACAGATAGAACAGTCCTATAATTTAGGAATAACAACAAATGACGCATTTAAGCCAGTTTGTAAGTATTGGGATAGAATAAATAGACCAGAGCAACTTATGTCAGCAATGATAAATGCTATGAGAGTATTAACAGATCCTGCTGAAACAGGTGCTGTTTGTATAGCATTACCACAAGATGTTCAAGGAGAAGCTTATGACTTCCCAGAATATTTCTTTAAGAAAAGGGTTCATAGGATAACTAGACCTCTAGCTGTACAAGAAGAGTTTGAAGAGGCATTAGATATAATAATGAATAAAAAGAAACCTATAATAATTTGTGGTGGTGGAGTTAGATACTCAGAAGCAGGGGAAGCTTTAGTTGATTTTGCAGAGGAGTTTAATATTCCAATATGCGAAACACAAGCAGGTAAGAGTGCTATTAAATCAAGTCACCCATTAAATTTAGGTGGTATAGGGGTTACTGGTAACCTTGCTGCAAATATGATTGCTAAAGATGCTGATTTAGTAATTGGTGTTGGAACAAGATTCTCAGACTTCACAACTTCATCAAAATCATTATTTAAGAATCCAGAAGTTGATTTTATAACTGTAAACGTATCAAAATTCCATGGTGAAAAAATGGATGCTCACAAGATAATAGGTGATGCAAAGGTATGTATAGAAGAATTACAAGCTATGTTAGAAGCAAATAACTATGAATCATCTTATGAAGATGAAATAGTAAATGCTAAAAAAGCTTGGAAAGAAGAGATGAAGAGATTAACAAATATTAAATATGATGAAAATTTTGAAGCTTTAATAAAACCTAAGAGAGAAGGATGCATAGAAGAGTTTAGTGTATTAACAGGAGGTTTAATCACTCAAACAGCTGCTTTAGGAGTTATTAGAGAAACAATAGACGATGATGCCATAGTAGTTGGAGCTGCTGGAAGTTTACCAGGAGATCTTCAAAGAATGTGGGAAACAGATGTTAGAGATTCATACCATATGGAATATGGATATTCATGTATGGGATATGAAATAGCAGCTACATTAGGAGCTAAGTTAGCAGAGCCAGAAAGAGAAGTTTACTCAATGGTTGGTGATGGAAGTTACTTAATGCTTCATTCAGAGATGGTAACAGCTATGCAAGAGCAAAAGAAGATAAATATACTTTTATTTGATAACTGTGGATTTGGATGTATAAACAATCTACAAATGTCAAATGGTATAGGAAGCCTTGCTACAGAGTTTAGATATAGAGATGAAAATGGTAAGTTAGAAGGGGGATTAATCCCTATAGATTTTGCTAAGGTAGCTAGTGGGTATGGATTGAAAACATATTCAGTAAAAACTTTAGCTCAATTAAAAGAAGCTTTAGAAGATGCTAAAAAGCAAAAGGTTTCAACTTTAATAGACATAAAGGTGTTACCAAAAACAATGACAGATGGCTATGATGCATGGTGGCATGTTGGAATAGCTGGAGAATCAAAAATTGATGGTGTAAATAAGGCGTTTGAGAACAAAGAGAAAAATTTAAAAGCCGCTAGAAGATATTAA
- a CDS encoding 5-deoxy-glucuronate isomerase, with amino-acid sequence MVENIGFSEDGKKIVTEINGKHSSMLMDIEVIKMKKGDKIVILEPKKEVAVLLMEGKIKYLWENKEVEASRKNVFEEEGFCLHVCKNVEVKVEALEEAEILIQKAENDKEFLAKLYRPEDVIIQESSLDKWDGTAARKIKTFFDYSNAPYSNMVNGEIVSYPGRWSSYIPHEHPQPEVYYYKFDKPQGFGACFIGDEAYKVKDGGYAIIEGGYTHPQATAPGYRMYYCWMIRHLDGNPWTDRIDDPAHVWLLDEK; translated from the coding sequence TAATGGTAAGCATAGCAGTATGCTAATGGATATAGAAGTTATAAAAATGAAAAAAGGTGATAAAATAGTAATTTTAGAACCTAAAAAGGAAGTTGCAGTACTTCTTATGGAAGGTAAAATAAAATACCTTTGGGAAAATAAAGAGGTTGAAGCTAGCAGAAAAAATGTATTTGAAGAAGAGGGATTTTGTCTACATGTTTGCAAGAATGTAGAAGTTAAAGTTGAGGCATTAGAAGAGGCTGAGATATTAATTCAAAAAGCTGAAAATGATAAAGAATTCTTAGCTAAGCTGTATAGACCTGAGGATGTAATAATCCAAGAATCATCTTTAGATAAATGGGATGGAACTGCAGCTCGTAAGATAAAAACATTCTTTGATTACAGTAATGCACCATATTCAAATATGGTTAATGGGGAAATAGTTTCTTATCCAGGAAGATGGTCAAGCTATATTCCACATGAACATCCACAACCAGAAGTTTATTATTATAAATTTGATAAGCCACAAGGATTTGGAGCTTGCTTTATAGGCGATGAAGCTTACAAAGTTAAAGATGGTGGATATGCAATAATAGAAGGTGGATATACACACCCACAAGCTACTGCTCCAGGATATAGAATGTATTATTGTTGGATGATAAGACATTTAGATGGAAACCCTTGGACAGATAGAATTGATGATCCAGCTCATGTTTGGTTATTAGATGAAAAATAG